A single window of Nicotiana tomentosiformis chromosome 1, ASM39032v3, whole genome shotgun sequence DNA harbors:
- the LOC104117125 gene encoding uncharacterized protein, which produces MEESETYPKEYLSPQPRRATLTPSSSNSAATTSVHVTALDGLVNVNSLFTIAVFVGLSLTTPGQKSLEDRTACDAGIEVVRKLLVFEVVSFSFFLFSSLVAQGLKLAINLLNSKDVDEAFKAHINPKVLRLGMLGSAVGSVMGCLFLMLSMVNVIEIRLGMLSCGSKSAIHAVTALIILVTSALVVYISTAVYAFLH; this is translated from the exons ATGGAAGA ATCTGAGACATACCCAAAAGAATACTTATCCCCACAACCAAGAAGAGCTACCTTAACCCCGTCATCTTCTAATTCAGCTGCAACAACCAGTGTCCACGTCACTGCTTTAGACGGGCTAGTGAATGTGAACTCACTTTTCACCATTGCAGTCTTTGTGGGTCTTTCTTTAACCACACCTGGCCAGAAAAGTCTCGAGGACCGTACAGCTTGTGATGCTGGCATTGAAGTGGTCAGGAAATTGTTGGTATTTGAGGTTGTCTCATTCAGCTTTTTTCTCTTCTCTTCACTTGTTGCACAGGGCCTTAAATTGGCAATTAATCTTTTGAATAGCAAAGATGTTGATGAGGCTTTTAAGGCTCACATTAATCCGAAAGTGCTGAGGCTTGGGATGTTGGGCTCTGCTGTTGGATCTGTAATGGGGTGTTTGTTCTTGATGCTTTCAATGGTCAATGTGATTGAGATTCGGCTCGGGATGTTATCTTGTGGGAGTAAATCTGCAATTCATGCTGTCACGGCCTTGATCATTCTGGTCACCTCTGCTCTTGTGGTTTATATTTCTACTGCTGTATATGCATTTCTGCACTGA